One part of the Oceanidesulfovibrio indonesiensis genome encodes these proteins:
- a CDS encoding YqaE/Pmp3 family membrane protein encodes MADFIRIVLSVIIPPLGVFLQVGIGKHFWINILLTLLGYIPGLVHAIWIIAKK; translated from the coding sequence ATGGCTGACTTCATCCGCATCGTTCTTTCCGTCATTATCCCGCCCCTTGGCGTCTTCCTGCAGGTGGGCATCGGCAAGCACTTCTGGATCAACATCCTGCTGACCCTGCTCGGCTACATTCCAGGGCTGGTCCACGCCATCTGGATCATTGCCAAGAAATAG